The Limnospira fusiformis SAG 85.79 genomic interval ACGAGGACTTCCAGTGCGAGAGTTGAAAGCCTTGGGGGAACTCTGCCGACTGAGTAAAAATCTCTACAATGTAGGAATTTACACTCAATGGCAGTATTACTTCCAAGATGGGAAACATCTTTGCTACGAGTCCAACTATCACTACTGTAAGGGAAACTCGAACTATAAACGGTTGAACACCGATATAGCCCAACAAACTCTTAAAGTAGTCGATCGCACTTTTCGGAGCTTCTACCGTTTGAGCCAGGCCCTCAAAGAGGAGACCTTTCCACAGAAAGTTAGACTCCCTCACTACCGGCCCAAAGACGCTTATTTCGTCCGGATTAGGCCGAGGGTTAAAATCAAGGACGGAAAATTTAGAGTTCCCGTGTCTCTCGACTTGGGCAACTGGCGGGGCGAAATTTGGATTCCTTTCCCGGAAAGAATCGCTCCCGACACTCTCAAGGAAGTTCGGATTCACCCTCGATATAACGCCCGTTTTTTTGACGTGGAGTTTATTTACGAGGTGGAAGCAACTCCCGTTCCCACCGAACCCGATACGGCTCTAGAGATCGATATCGGACTTGACAATCTGGCTACTTGCGTCGATACCAACGGGGCATCCTTTATCGTGGATGGCAAAAAACTGAAATCCCTTAACCGTTGGTACAACAAAGAGAACGCCCGACTGCAATCGATTAAAGATTTGCAGAAAATCGAGGGAATAAAGGAGCGCCAGACTAGGGTAACGCGGAATCGCCATAGCAAGGTTAGGGATTATCTCAACAAAGCCGCCCGTTACATTGTTAATCACTGTATCGAGAACCGAATCGCGAAAATTGTGGTAGGTTTTAACGTCGGTATCAAGCCGGAGATTAATATCGCCAGCCCCAATAACCAGAACTTCCTTCAAATTCCCCACGCCAGTTTTAGAGCTAAACTGAAAGCATTGCGGGGGAGATACGGTATCTCCTACGTTGAACAGGAGGAATCGTATACTTCTAAAGCTAGTTTTCCTATTGGGGGATAAATTGCCGAAACACCGATAAACCGAGAGAGTATGATTTAATCTCAAATTAGGTTAATATTTTAGGGCAATATGGTATAATAAGCGAGAAGAGTTGAGGATAAACCTATTGCCAGATATGTCAAACCCAAGGAAGGAGCCCAAATCCTTGGAGTCCATGAAAGAACACTCCGCAGATGGGACTCCAATGGCTCAATCGAGACCATCAGAACCCCCGCTGGGCAACGACGATACAACGTTGAGTCATATTCTGATTCCATATCAGGCAGTGACAAATGCAAAGTCGTTATCTATGCCAGAGTTAGTAGCCGCGCCCAGCAGTCAGACCTCAACCGACAGGTGGCCGCACTGTCCAACCTCTACCCCGAAGCAGAAGTCGTCTCAGAAATCCGAGGCGGGCTCAACTTCAAGGGAAAGAAAATGCTGGCCTGACTGGGACATCATTTGTCAGGAGATGTCGGCATGGTTGTCGTTGCCCACCCAGACCGATTGGCAATATGGGGATTTGACTTGTTTCGATGGCTCTGTGAGCAAAACAGGTGCTCACTCATGGTTCTCAACCAGACAAGTCTCAGTCCAGAACGAGAAATGGTTGAGGACATCCTCGCCATCCTCCACTGCTTCAGTTCCCGATTATACGGACGGAGTAAATACAAAACTCAGGTCAAAGAAGATCCGGATTTACCCCAGCCTAGAGCTAAATCAAGTCTGGCGTAAATGGCTGGCTGCTTGTCGGTATTGCTACAACCAAGCAATTGCATTATCCCGGAGTGGTAAATGACTAAGCAAGTTAAAGTTACGCTGCGGAAGTGATGCAGAGTGACTTACCCGAATGGGTCAAAGAAACACCCTGCCACATTCGGCAAAATGCCATCTTTGATGCCTATCAGGCTTTGACCGCCAGTCCTGGTGCAAGGTTTAGAAGTTGTCGTGACAGCTCTCAAGCGATTAAGTTCAATAATACTAATTTCTCTTCAGGGAGTTGGTATCCAAGACTCACGAAAGGATTAACTTTCATGGTTTCCGAACCCATCCCTAAAACTTGCGGGCAAGGGACTCAGTTGGTGTTTACCAAAGGTCGATGGTTGGCGATTTTCCCTGAACCAGTTGCCGTTACCCCAACTGAAGCGAATGGCGTAATTACATTAGACCCGGGTGTGCGAACTTTCATAACTGGGTTTGATGGCTCTCGGTTTCTGGAATTGGGCTCCGGGGATATAGGACGCATTACTAGGCTATGTCAACATTTGGATGATTTGATGAGCCGAATCGCCAAGGAACCCTGTCGTTCAAGGAGGCGACGGATGAGGCAAGCGGCTCAACGAATGAGAACCAAAATCCGCAATCTAGTTGATGAAGCCCACAAACAAATTGCTCACTACTTGACTCACAACTACAGCATAATTTTTCTGCCCACCTTCGAGACTTCCAACATGGTTGCCAAAGCCAAGCGGAAAATCAAATCCAAGACGGCCCGAGCCATGCTGACATGGGCGCATTATCGATTCAAACTAACCCTGAGACATCAAGCCGAGATAACTGGAACCACAGTTGTAGATGTGACGGAAGAATACACCAGCAAAACCTGTACTCACTGTGGTCAGATGCATTCCCAGCTAGGTGGCTCAAAAGTGTTCCGATGTCCTGAGTGTGGGTTCACTCTACCCAGGGACTGGAACGGTGCTTTTGGAATCTTTCTAAAAGCTTTGCGGGATACCGCCTCTGTTACCTTAACGGGTAATAGTGCTATCGTCGCATTGTCAGGCAATAGCCGGATAAATGTCGCGTAAATGTATCAGTCTAAATTCTCTAGCCAACGGCTTAAACGGGGGCTGTATCGAACGAAAGATGGTTTTCTGGTTAACGCGGACTGTAACGGGGCGGCTAATATATTGAGGAAAAGTAAGCACAATGCTTTAAGCGGAGTGTCTGGGGGTTGTTTGGCACAGCCGTTAAGAGTGAAAATCTCTTAAAAATCTCCGCCTTCTACGGCGCTAGAGTGTCAACCGGACGCTAACCTTACGGCTATAGCGCGGGGCTTATCGGCGGTTAAGCTAAGTTTCTGGGTCAACCCTGATCAAGATTTGGCAAGCACTCAAGATTTGGCAAGCACTGGGGTAAGGGTAATCCTATCTCAGCCAGCCTAGCCTCTGAATAAATCCCCTTAGTGGGAAGTATGAAACATCAACTTGGAGAACGACAAATATGGACTTATCACTTATTCCCCCGGAACCGAAACCAGGATTGGTCAATGTGTTGATCGAAATTCCTGCGGGGAGTAAAAATAAATACGAATTTGACAAAGATTTACAAGCCTTCGCCGTAGATCGGGTTTTATACTCCTCTGTCCAGTACCCCTATGATTATGGGTTTATCCCGAATACTTTAGCGGATGATGGAGACCCCCTTGATGGCATGGTGTTGATGGATCAACCGACATTTCCTGGTTGTGTGATTGCGGCGCGGCCCATTGGTATGCTAGAAATGATTGATGGTGGCGATCGCGATGAGAAAATTCTCTGTGTTCCTGCCAAAGACCCCCGCTATAGTGAGGTAAAATCTCTGAAAGATATCGCACCTCACCGCCTAGAGGAAATTGCGGAATTTTTCAGAACCTACAAAAATCTTGAGAAAAAAGTCACAGAAATTCTGGGTTGGCAAGATGTGGACAAGGTACAAGCTATAGTGCAAGCCTCTTGCATAAAATCCGGTAATTTCCGGCAGGAGCCGGAAATTACTCCTCAAAGGAGATGTAAGATGCAGGTCCAGGATTAGACCTACGTTAAGGGGGTGATGACACCATCGGGTGAACACGAGCCTGTTGCTCTGTCGTCTATCTTTAAGGAACGACATGAGTGGATTTGTCAGCTCGAGTGAGCTAGACGTAAAAAGCCCCTTTAACATGACCGAGGCAAACATTACCCCATCTGGGAGATAGCTTAAATGCCAAATTACCAAAATTACGTTTTTGTGGTTGACACACTGGGGCAACCGTTAAGTCCCACTCATCCGGCCAGAGCCAGAAAGCTTTTGAAGAAGGGTTTAGCCGCAGTGTTTAGGACTTATCCATTTACAATTATACTCAAGAAAACTGTTGAGAACCCGGGCAATGAACCTAGTCGGATCAAGTTAGACCCAGGGGCATCAGTGACGGGTATTGCCTTAGTTAATCAAAGTCGGGACACAGTTATCTGGGCGGCTGAATTGACTCATAGAGGAGATAGAATCCGAGCCAAGTTAACTGCACGTCGCGTGGTTCGCCGCCACCGTCGTTGCCGAAAAACTCGTTACCGTCAAGCCAGATTCAATAACAGAAAGCGCCAAGAAGGATGGTTGGCTCCCAGCCTCAAACATCGAGTTGAAACCACCTTGACCTGGGTAAATCGACTGATTTCCTCACGCCCGATAACGGACATATCCATGGAGTTGGTACGATTTGACACCCAAAAGCTGCCCAACCCGGAAATATCTGGAGTTGAATACCAGCAAGGGGTTTTATTTGGATACGAGTTGAGAGAATATCTCTTGACGAAATGGCAACACCAGTGTGCCTACTGTGGTGGCCAAAATATCCCTTTAGAAATCGAACACATTCAGCCCAAAAGCCAGGGTGGTTTCGACCGAGTTAGCAATCTGGGTATTGCTTGCCATAAATGCAATCAGAAAAAAGGTTCTCAGCCGGTCGAGCAGTTTCTTTTGCCGAAACCGGAAATCTTGAAGCGGTGTAGCGTGCAGGCCCAAGCCCCCCTGAAAAATGCGGCAGCCGTCAATTCTACCCGATGGGCATTGTTTAACCGCCTGAAGCCAACTGGATTACCCATTGAAATTGGCACTGGAGGTTTAACAAAATATAATCGGACGGTTCAAGGACTACCGAAAACTCATTGGCTAGATGCCGCTGATTGTGTGGGAAAAAGCACCCACCCCCCGGTTGACAATCAAAACTCACCAGCCATTACTAATTACTTGTTTTGGGCGCGGTGACCGTCCAAAAGCGGCTCCTAACAAGAGGCTTCCGATTCGCCATAACCCATTAAAACCAATTAAGGGATGGCTTACCGGGGATATAGCCAAGCAGATGGCACATGGAATCGGTAGAATAACCCCGTCGAGTCGCGGCAGTTTTGTTTTAACCAAACCTGACAAAACTCAGTTTTCAGTCAAACCAATAGATTTGAAACCTGTTTTGAGAAGAGATGGCTATTTGTATAAATTTTCCTGAGTTGTCAGGTAATTACCAGGTTATAGATATACTGCAAGGATGACGGAGAAAGCCTAGCGATACCGATTTTACCCGGAACAGGAAAACCTGTTGCGGAGGACTTTGGGTTGTGTTCGCCTGGTGTATAACAAGCCATTAGCCACGGGGACTGATGGTTGGACTTCGCTCACCAACCAAGGTTGGTACGAGGAACAAGAGGGCATTGATTACGTCGAGACTTCTTCGATGCTGAGGAGGTGGAACAAGACGGAAGGGCTGGACTTGATCAAGCAGGTCAGTTCGGTTCGGCGATCGCAGAGACTCAGGCATTGGCAGTCCGCATTTTCCAACTTCTTCGCGGGAAGGACGAAGTACCCGAAGTTTAAAAAGAGGAGGAAGGGCGGAAGGGCTGAGTTGACCAAAGCGGCTTTTAATCGGGCGGGTTTATCCAGTGGGCTGGTGTTGGGCATGGCTGACGGTGGAGGCCGCCCCTACAGGGGATGCTTAAACTGCGGATACGATCGCCCTTAAAAATGCCGTTAAAAGTCCGGGAGTGGGAATGTCCCGACTGGGAAACTGATCACGACCGAGACAGACGTAAACGCCAGGATCAACATCTTAGCTGCCTGGCTGGCGGTGTCGGTCTGGGTGGCGACCCGAAGACCAGAACACAGCCGGAGTTGCGGGAGTGGTGCTCAAAACCCCAAAGGGGGAAAGAACCAGAAACCCAAATTGTTAGGTTTGGGAATCCCCTTCCGGTTACGGGGAGGATGTCAATGTGATCTGATGAGACCTTAAAATATGTATCGAACCCTGTTGTTGGCTAAAATTCATAACTGTACCCTAACTGAGGCTAACCTTAATTATGTCGGCAGTATAAGTATTGACCAAAACTTACTGGACACTGCCGGAATTTTGGTTAATGAACAGGTACAGGTGGTTAACACCACTAACGGGGCTAGACTGATTACCTATGTCATTCCTGCCCCACCTGGGTCTGGTGAAATTCAATTGAATGGGGCGGCGGCTCGTTTAGGCATTCCAGGCGATCGCCTGATAATTATGGCCTATGGGCAGTTGACCCCGGAAGAAGTCCCCACTCATCAGCCGAAAGTGGTTCTTGTGGACGAAAAAAATCAAGTGATCGAAATTCGCGGCCATGAATAGTTTAACAAAATTATCAGAAAAAATGGGTTGAAAACCTCGTCCTTTTAGGGCGACTTGGTGTGAACATAAATTGAAGTCGTTGACTTTGGGAACGCCGGAAACAAGAGACACTCCGTAATCCCTAAAACTCTAGCCATCACTGGTAGAAAAGCTTTCATCGTCAGTTCAAATGGCCAGAGCGAAGTCAAAATCAAATAGGGTAGGGCATACCCGAATTTACGCTTGGGGAGTAGTCTTTAAGAGTGCTTACTGTAAAAGGTGTAGGTGCGAGACCTTCAGGCATGAAATAGGGTTGAGACACCCGAAATAACCGCCTGGTGGGGACTTCAACCCCTTGGTTGAATACAAGAAGCGCACTTCTGACCATCCCTATAACTGTTTATATGTCCCGACGATTTGTATCATACGATACCAAATACCGGCAGGGAACCCAAGGTCAACAAACTCTGTAACAAATCGTAGTAGGGGTCGAGAGAGATGTCACCATCTCCCCCTCCCATACAGAACCGTACTTGAGACTTTCACCTCATACGGCTCCTAATTTGATTGTTCCATTGTTAAGGATACAGCGTTGGCATTGTCAATTGCCGTCTTATCATCATGACAGTGGCGGTGTAATAGTTGAAGGTTCTTGTATTCATCCTTTCCGCCTTGGCTTCGAGGTGCAATGTGGCTGAGAGGGTGACAAGAGAGCTAGACTGATTGCTGTACAAGGGATAGAGCATTTAGTCCTTGCCGAAAATTCTGAGCTTTATGAGGCTTGAGAGCCATCAATGCTAACATCTCTTCTTGCCAGAAAACTAGCGACTGGCTCCAAGCATAACCCGATAATCCGAGCCCAAAAATACTGTGATATCAAGTTCGCTTAATCGGTTATAATATCAGTGACCAATGCCAAACTTGCGTTATGCCCAGACGAATTAGTATAGCTCCCCACTTAAGTACCGAAGAACTTGGCCGGGCTGATCACCAAGCCCAAGAGGGCTTGGAAAGTCGCCAATATCAAATTATTTGGTTGTTGGCTAAGGGGAAGACCACGGAGGAAGTCCAAGAAATTACGGGCTACAGTCGCATCTGGATTTATGAATTGGTAAAGAGATACAACCAATTGGGATTAAAAGGGCTGGGTGCGCGCCGAAAAGGAAATCCCGGACATCCACCGTTAATTGATGATGTGACTCAAGCTCAGTTATGGCAAGCCCTGCAAGGAACAGCGCCGGATGGGGGACTGTGGAACGGTCGCCAGGTGGCAGACTGGTTGACAGGAGTAACTGGACGAAAAATTAGCCGACAAAGGGGATGGGAGATTCTGCGACAAATGACATTTCGGCTTCGTGTACCGAGACCGGCTCACATCGAAAGTGACGAAGACGAGCAGCAAGCCTGGAAAAAAAAACTGGTAACGGAGTTAGAGGGACTTCGCCGGAGATACCCTGATGCACAGGTGCAATTGTGGAGCGAAGATGAACACCGTCTGGGACTCAAACCGGTGATGCGACGTATTTATGTAGCGGAAGATTGTCAACCACTCGCCCATATTAATTGGAAATTCGAGTGGTTATGGCTATATGGTTTTGTGAGACCGGAAACGGGAGAGACTTATTGGTGGATTATACCTTACGTCAATACAACTCTATTTAGTCGAGTGTTACAGGAGTTTGCTGCCGAATTTAAATTAGGTCCAAATCAACACATTATGTTAGTGGTTGATCAAGCCGGATGGCATATCAGTAAGAATCTGAAAGTACCCGAAGGACTGCATTTAATGTTTCTACCGTCCCATTCCCCGGAACTACAACCAGCAGAAAGACTGTGGCCTCTGGTAGATGAACCCATTGCCAATCGTTCATTTGAGAATCTTGATCAGCTAGAGGAACTCTTGTGTGCTCGCTGCCGAAGTTTGTGGAAACAGCGCGAATTAATTCGAGGCTTGACCAGTTTTCATTGGTGGCATCAAACCGAGACTTTACTATAATTGATTATCCGGACTTGATATGATGGGGAAAATTATTAGGAGTTTTTTCGCTTCGACCGAGGTAAGCTACTAAGTGATTAGCTTCCCACTCATGACCTCCTAGTGTCGCCAGCCAATAAGCAAAAGTAATCAACAAAACCAAGGCTAAAAATCGGGTTGAATCCACCCGAGTAGATTCCATATTATAGCCCCCACTTTGACAATCTCTAAACATCATTTCGATACCCCACCGTGCTTGATAAAGTTGCTTAACCAGCTTGGGGTTATCAAGCCTAGTTAGTAAATACCACGGTTATTTTACCTTTTTTCCTCGGTGAATTTTTTGCCAATAAACTCCTAGGTTAAATCCCTGAATAGGTGCAAATTTTTGCAAGGTTACATTTTTAAAAAAATGGGATTCGCCCGACTTAAATCCTTGAGTTTTTAAAGACTTACCTGGCTGGCATGAGGTAGCTACAAAAGCACTCTTTTTATAACGAAATATAGCATTAGTCAAGGTGGTTAGGACGCAGCTTTGAGAACGGAATCCATGGCA includes:
- a CDS encoding HNH endonuclease, producing MAPRSQGGKDEYKNLQLLHRHCHDDKTAIDNANAVSLTMEQSN
- a CDS encoding RNA-guided endonuclease InsQ/TnpB family protein produces the protein MQSDLPEWVKETPCHIRQNAIFDAYQALTASPGARFRSCRDSSQAIKFNNTNFSSGSWYPRLTKGLTFMVSEPIPKTCGQGTQLVFTKGRWLAIFPEPVAVTPTEANGVITLDPGVRTFITGFDGSRFLELGSGDIGRITRLCQHLDDLMSRIAKEPCRSRRRRMRQAAQRMRTKIRNLVDEAHKQIAHYLTHNYSIIFLPTFETSNMVAKAKRKIKSKTARAMLTWAHYRFKLTLRHQAEITGTTVVDVTEEYTSKTCTHCGQMHSQLGGSKVFRCPECGFTLPRDWNGAFGIFLKALRDTASVTLTGNSAIVALSGNSRINVA
- a CDS encoding IS630-like element ISAtsp4 family transposase translates to MPRRISIAPHLSTEELGRADHQAQEGLESRQYQIIWLLAKGKTTEEVQEITGYSRIWIYELVKRYNQLGLKGLGARRKGNPGHPPLIDDVTQAQLWQALQGTAPDGGLWNGRQVADWLTGVTGRKISRQRGWEILRQMTFRLRVPRPAHIESDEDEQQAWKKKLVTELEGLRRRYPDAQVQLWSEDEHRLGLKPVMRRIYVAEDCQPLAHINWKFEWLWLYGFVRPETGETYWWIIPYVNTTLFSRVLQEFAAEFKLGPNQHIMLVVDQAGWHISKNLKVPEGLHLMFLPSHSPELQPAERLWPLVDEPIANRSFENLDQLEELLCARCRSLWKQRELIRGLTSFHWWHQTETLL
- the panD gene encoding aspartate 1-decarboxylase, translating into MYRTLLLAKIHNCTLTEANLNYVGSISIDQNLLDTAGILVNEQVQVVNTTNGARLITYVIPAPPGSGEIQLNGAAARLGIPGDRLIIMAYGQLTPEEVPTHQPKVVLVDEKNQVIEIRGHE
- the iscB gene encoding RNA-guided endonuclease IscB → MPNYQNYVFVVDTLGQPLSPTHPARARKLLKKGLAAVFRTYPFTIILKKTVENPGNEPSRIKLDPGASVTGIALVNQSRDTVIWAAELTHRGDRIRAKLTARRVVRRHRRCRKTRYRQARFNNRKRQEGWLAPSLKHRVETTLTWVNRLISSRPITDISMELVRFDTQKLPNPEISGVEYQQGVLFGYELREYLLTKWQHQCAYCGGQNIPLEIEHIQPKSQGGFDRVSNLGIACHKCNQKKGSQPVEQFLLPKPEILKRCSVQAQAPLKNAAAVNSTRWALFNRLKPTGLPIEIGTGGLTKYNRTVQGLPKTHWLDAADCVGKSTHPPVDNQNSPAITNYLFWAR
- a CDS encoding RNA-guided endonuclease InsQ/TnpB family protein, with product MYLTQKNQIRGLPVRELKALGELCRLSKNLYNVGIYTQWQYYFQDGKHLCYESNYHYCKGNSNYKRLNTDIAQQTLKVVDRTFRSFYRLSQALKEETFPQKVRLPHYRPKDAYFVRIRPRVKIKDGKFRVPVSLDLGNWRGEIWIPFPERIAPDTLKEVRIHPRYNARFFDVEFIYEVEATPVPTEPDTALEIDIGLDNLATCVDTNGASFIVDGKKLKSLNRWYNKENARLQSIKDLQKIEGIKERQTRVTRNRHSKVRDYLNKAARYIVNHCIENRIAKIVVGFNVGIKPEINIASPNNQNFLQIPHASFRAKLKALRGRYGISYVEQEESYTSKASFPIGG
- a CDS encoding inorganic diphosphatase — protein: MDLSLIPPEPKPGLVNVLIEIPAGSKNKYEFDKDLQAFAVDRVLYSSVQYPYDYGFIPNTLADDGDPLDGMVLMDQPTFPGCVIAARPIGMLEMIDGGDRDEKILCVPAKDPRYSEVKSLKDIAPHRLEEIAEFFRTYKNLEKKVTEILGWQDVDKVQAIVQASCIKSGNFRQEPEITPQRRCKMQVQD